In one Bosea sp. RAC05 genomic region, the following are encoded:
- the lipB gene encoding lipoyl(octanoyl) transferase LipB — MFWPAAGSPAVEWVVAEGLVGYDEAVAEMEHRAGLIADGLAPERVWLLEHPPLYTAGTSAKDEDLIAPERFPVHRSGRGGQYTYHGPGQRVAYVMLDLKRREPDLRRFVAALEAWLIGTLDAFNVRAERREDRVGVWVRRPEKAPDAEDKIAAIGIRVRRWVSFHGISLNVEPELAHFDGIVPCGVTRHGVTSLVDLGLPVAMADVDVALRVAFERIFGPSVAA; from the coding sequence ATGTTCTGGCCCGCCGCCGGCTCGCCGGCGGTGGAATGGGTCGTGGCGGAGGGGCTCGTCGGCTATGACGAGGCGGTGGCCGAGATGGAACACCGCGCCGGGCTGATCGCCGACGGTCTTGCCCCCGAGCGGGTCTGGCTGCTGGAGCACCCGCCGCTCTACACCGCCGGCACCTCGGCCAAGGACGAGGACCTGATCGCGCCGGAGCGATTCCCGGTGCATCGCAGCGGGCGCGGCGGGCAGTACACCTATCATGGCCCCGGCCAGCGCGTGGCCTATGTCATGCTCGACCTGAAGCGGCGCGAGCCGGACCTCCGGCGTTTCGTGGCGGCGCTGGAGGCCTGGCTGATCGGCACGCTCGACGCCTTCAACGTCCGGGCCGAGCGCCGGGAGGACAGGGTCGGCGTCTGGGTCCGGCGACCCGAGAAGGCGCCCGACGCCGAGGACAAGATCGCCGCCATCGGCATTCGCGTGCGGCGCTGGGTCTCGTTCCACGGCATCTCGCTCAATGTCGAGCCGGAACTCGCCCATTTCGACGGGATCGTGCCCTGCGGCGTCACCCGGCACGGCGTCACCTCGCTGGTCGATCTCGGGCTGCCGGTCGCCATGGCCGATGTCGACGTCGCGCTGCGTGTCGCGTTCGAGCGGATCTTCGGGCCGAGCGTCGCGGCCTGA
- a CDS encoding FliM/FliN family flagellar motor switch protein, whose protein sequence is MKADLDLVPVELTVVLGSARMPIYKLLRMGRGAIIELNASETDEVQILANNHPFAKGIVVVSGQKISVEITQMLKRPTVYTLQTVAAA, encoded by the coding sequence TTGAAGGCCGATCTCGATCTCGTCCCCGTCGAACTGACGGTCGTGCTGGGTTCCGCGCGGATGCCGATCTACAAACTGCTGCGCATGGGCCGCGGCGCCATCATCGAGCTCAACGCCAGCGAGACCGACGAGGTCCAGATCCTCGCCAACAACCACCCCTTCGCCAAGGGCATCGTGGTGGTCAGCGGCCAGAAGATTTCCGTCGAGATCACCCAGATGCTGAAGCGCCCGACGGTCTACACGCTTCAGACCGTGGCGGCTGCCTGA
- the mgtE gene encoding magnesium transporter produces MTDTENAAVESSERPIRDEDGAIDSRLVEQVSQALQLSDLTTLRAVVADMHEADLGALLEALDAEERTRLISLLGRDFDFTALTEVDDSVREEILETLSAETVAEGVRDLDTDDAVYILEDLDEADKQDVLDRLTPAERIVLQQGLDYPEGSAGRRMQSEILAVPAFWTVGQTIDHLRQTEDLPERFFEILVADPAHHFVGSVPLDRLLRTRRPVEIATLVEEDSRAVKATDDIEDVARLFQRYNLIAVPVIDEASRLVGVITVDDIVDVIEEAADDDVKQLGGVNADEELSDPVRQIARSRFSWLFVNLFTSFLAAAVMSLFEAQLSQVVALAILAPVVASQGGNAATQTMTVAVRALATQELGGWNLRRFFTREMIVGLINGVGFALITGLVAALWFGSQGLGVVIAIAMVVNLLAAAMAGVLIPVLLDRFGIDPAVASGTFVTTVTDVVGFFSFLGVAAIWLAQA; encoded by the coding sequence ATGACGGACACCGAGAACGCTGCCGTCGAATCGTCCGAGCGCCCGATCCGCGACGAGGACGGCGCGATCGATTCCCGCCTCGTCGAGCAGGTCTCGCAGGCGCTGCAGCTCTCCGACCTGACGACGCTGCGCGCCGTCGTCGCCGACATGCACGAGGCCGATCTCGGCGCGCTGCTCGAGGCGCTCGACGCCGAGGAGCGGACGCGGCTGATCTCGCTGCTCGGCCGCGACTTCGACTTCACCGCGCTGACCGAGGTCGACGATTCGGTCCGCGAGGAGATCCTCGAGACGCTCTCGGCCGAGACGGTCGCCGAAGGCGTGCGCGACCTCGACACCGACGACGCGGTCTACATCCTCGAGGACCTCGACGAGGCCGACAAGCAGGACGTGCTCGACCGGCTGACGCCGGCCGAGCGCATCGTCCTGCAGCAGGGCCTCGATTATCCCGAGGGCAGCGCCGGCCGGCGCATGCAGAGCGAGATCCTCGCCGTTCCCGCCTTCTGGACGGTCGGCCAGACGATCGACCATCTGCGCCAGACCGAGGACCTGCCCGAGCGCTTCTTCGAGATCCTCGTCGCAGACCCCGCGCACCACTTCGTCGGCTCGGTGCCGCTCGACCGGCTGCTGCGGACGCGGCGCCCGGTCGAGATCGCCACCCTGGTCGAGGAGGACAGCCGGGCTGTGAAGGCGACCGACGACATCGAGGACGTCGCGCGCCTGTTCCAGCGCTACAACCTGATCGCCGTCCCGGTCATCGACGAGGCCTCGCGGCTGGTCGGCGTCATCACCGTCGACGACATCGTCGACGTGATCGAGGAAGCGGCCGACGACGACGTCAAGCAGCTCGGCGGCGTCAACGCCGACGAGGAGCTCTCCGACCCGGTGCGCCAGATCGCGCGCAGCCGCTTCAGCTGGCTCTTCGTCAACCTCTTCACCTCCTTTCTCGCCGCCGCGGTGATGAGCCTGTTCGAGGCGCAGCTCTCCCAGGTCGTGGCGCTGGCGATCCTGGCGCCGGTGGTGGCGAGCCAGGGCGGCAATGCCGCGACACAGACCATGACGGTGGCGGTGCGGGCGCTGGCGACGCAGGAGCTCGGCGGCTGGAACCTGCGCCGCTTCTTCACCCGCGAGATGATCGTGGGGCTGATCAACGGCGTCGGCTTCGCGCTGATCACCGGCCTCGTCGCCGCGCTCTGGTTCGGCAGCCAGGGGCTGGGCGTCGTCATTGCCATCGCCATGGTGGTCAACCTGCTGGCGGCGGCCATGGCCGGGGTGCTGATCCCCGTGCTGCTCGACCGATTCGGGATCGACCCCGCCGTCGCCTCGGGCACCTTCGTCACCACGGTGACCGACGTGGTCGGCTTCTTCTCGTTCCTCGGCGTCGCGGCGATCTGGCTCGCCCAGGCCTGA
- a CDS encoding glycoside hydrolase family 25 protein, producing MTPFKPATLLAAAALVVLGGCVAMEGHYPAKGDARPHPGVAEALRYPIQGIDISRWQGEIDWTAVKGAGTRFVFMKATEGGDHLDPAFQRNWEGARRAGIPRGAYHFVYWCRPAHEQALWFKQHIPNDPDALPPVLDVEWNGHSRSCPKKIARDLALEKIRLMLTELEQLTGKKPVIYTDITFHKDVLEGEFNDYPYWIRSTAGLPETRYANRPWEFWQFTTTGRVPGIKGDVDRNAFFGNEGEFIGWRTGEFDIGTRQWNRQRPVPPQPSPGPERPAAPSPTIAAIPGSVAPVSSAFAPAADAVADDE from the coding sequence ATGACCCCATTCAAGCCCGCAACCCTTCTCGCCGCTGCCGCGCTGGTCGTGCTCGGCGGCTGCGTCGCCATGGAGGGCCACTACCCGGCCAAGGGCGATGCGCGCCCGCATCCGGGCGTCGCGGAAGCCCTTCGCTATCCGATCCAGGGCATCGACATCTCGCGCTGGCAGGGCGAGATCGACTGGACCGCCGTGAAGGGCGCCGGCACCCGCTTCGTCTTCATGAAGGCGACCGAAGGCGGCGACCACCTCGACCCCGCCTTCCAGCGCAACTGGGAGGGCGCGCGGCGCGCCGGCATTCCCCGTGGCGCCTACCATTTCGTCTACTGGTGTCGCCCGGCCCATGAACAGGCGCTCTGGTTCAAGCAGCACATCCCCAACGATCCCGACGCGCTGCCCCCGGTGCTCGACGTCGAGTGGAACGGGCATTCGAGAAGCTGCCCGAAGAAGATCGCGCGCGACCTCGCGCTGGAGAAGATCCGGCTGATGTTGACCGAGCTCGAGCAGCTCACCGGCAAGAAGCCGGTCATCTACACCGACATCACCTTCCACAAGGACGTGCTCGAGGGCGAGTTCAACGACTACCCCTACTGGATCCGCTCGACCGCCGGCCTGCCCGAGACGCGCTACGCCAACCGGCCCTGGGAGTTCTGGCAGTTCACCACGACGGGCCGCGTGCCCGGCATCAAGGGCGACGTCGACCGCAACGCCTTCTTCGGCAACGAGGGCGAGTTCATCGGCTGGCGCACCGGCGAATTCGACATCGGCACGCGGCAGTGGAATCGGCAGCGGCCGGTCCCGCCGCAGCCGAGCCCCGGGCCCGAGCGGCCTGCGGCCCCCTCGCCCACCATCGCCGCGATCCCCGGCAGCGTCGCCCCCGTCTCGTCGGCCTTCGCGCCGGCAGCCGACGCGGTCGCCGACGACGAGTGA
- a CDS encoding glycoside hydrolase family 25 protein, translated as MPVRSTMWKRVALPAVLAGLLAVLTGPAEALYPKKSDSSPHHGVRDARRQAIQGIDVSRWQGEIDWEKVKDAGTRFVFMKATEGGDHLDPNFRQNWAGAKRAGIARGAYHFVWWCRPAHEQVRWFKRHIPRDPDALPPVLDVEWQHGSQCNRKVSRTQVLEKMRIMLAALQEHTGKKPIIYTDINFHEDILEGEFNDYPYWLRSTAAPLKHRYKREKWEFWQFTTTGRVPGITGDVDRNAFFGSEREFAAWREGRFDIGTRRWRSGEPKVAGGKPPATAAGARTPQAAGGTPLRPPPARIPQHTASAD; from the coding sequence ATGCCGGTGCGATCGACGATGTGGAAGCGGGTGGCCCTCCCGGCCGTCCTTGCCGGCCTGCTCGCCGTCCTCACCGGCCCCGCCGAGGCGCTCTATCCCAAGAAGAGCGATTCCTCGCCGCATCACGGCGTCCGCGATGCCCGCCGCCAGGCGATCCAGGGAATCGACGTGTCGCGCTGGCAGGGCGAGATCGACTGGGAGAAGGTCAAGGACGCCGGAACCCGCTTCGTCTTCATGAAGGCGACCGAAGGCGGCGACCATCTCGATCCGAACTTCCGGCAGAACTGGGCCGGCGCCAAGCGGGCCGGCATCGCGCGCGGCGCCTATCACTTCGTCTGGTGGTGCCGCCCGGCGCACGAGCAGGTGCGCTGGTTCAAGCGCCACATCCCGCGCGATCCCGACGCCCTGCCCCCCGTCCTCGACGTCGAGTGGCAGCACGGCTCACAGTGCAACCGCAAGGTCTCGCGCACGCAGGTGCTCGAGAAGATGCGCATCATGCTCGCCGCCCTGCAGGAGCACACCGGCAAGAAGCCGATCATCTACACCGACATCAACTTCCACGAGGACATCCTCGAAGGCGAGTTCAACGACTATCCCTATTGGCTGCGCTCGACCGCCGCCCCGCTGAAGCATCGCTACAAGCGTGAGAAGTGGGAGTTCTGGCAGTTCACCACCACCGGCCGCGTCCCCGGCATCACCGGCGACGTCGACCGCAACGCCTTCTTCGGCAGCGAGCGCGAATTCGCCGCCTGGCGCGAAGGCCGCTTCGACATCGGGACCCGGCGCTGGCGCAGCGGCGAGCCGAAGGTCGCCGGCGGGAAGCCGCCCGCGACCGCGGCCGGCGCGCGCACCCCGCAGGCCGCCGGCGGCACGCCGCTGCGGCCGCCGCCCGCCCGCATCCCGCAGCACACGGCCAGCGCCGACTGA
- a CDS encoding CorA family divalent cation transporter, with translation MAVRLHRQLGGLHLLFRRFSETNSGRKSPDEVKAAAARLLQRIDGLHHDVQSVQDRARLLQDEMSARTASQTNRQLYVLSILTALFMPATFITGMFGINVKGLPWMEHDLGALFVAVTCLGAALLTLVMLRRRGVIGG, from the coding sequence ATGGCGGTCAGGCTGCACCGCCAGCTCGGCGGCCTGCATCTGCTGTTTCGACGCTTCTCGGAAACCAATTCGGGGCGCAAATCGCCCGACGAGGTCAAGGCCGCCGCGGCGCGCCTGCTCCAGCGCATCGACGGCCTGCATCACGACGTCCAGTCGGTGCAGGACCGCGCCCGCCTGCTGCAGGACGAGATGTCCGCCCGCACGGCGAGCCAGACCAACCGCCAGCTCTACGTCCTCTCGATCCTGACGGCGCTGTTCATGCCGGCGACCTTCATCACCGGCATGTTCGGCATCAATGTGAAGGGCCTGCCCTGGATGGAGCACGATCTCGGCGCGCTCTTCGTCGCGGTGACCTGCCTGGGTGCCGCGCTGCTGACGCTCGTGATGCTGCGCCGTCGCGGGGTGATCGGCGGCTGA
- a CDS encoding isovaleryl-CoA dehydrogenase has product MLANAPRPFNFDLGETADAIRDTVHAFAQETIAPRAQEIDATNQFPRDLWPQMGALGLHGITVKGEDGGAGLGYLEHVVAIEEVSRASASVGLSYGAHSNLCVNQIARNGNAAQKAKYLPKLISGEHVGALAMSEPGAGSDVVSMKTKALKKGDRYVLTGNKMWITNGPIAETLVVYAKTDPEAGSKGITAFLIEKGMKGFSTHQKLDKLGMRGSDTCELVFEDCEVPEENVLGSVGRGVNVLMSGLDYERVVLAAGPLGIMQAALDVVMPYVHERKQFGQAIGEFQLVQGKIADMYVMMNACKAYVYAVAKACDRGETTREDAAGAILIAAEKATQIALDAIQLLGGNGYINDYPTGRLLRDAKLYEIGAGTSEIRRMLIGRELFQKTK; this is encoded by the coding sequence ATGCTCGCCAATGCGCCCCGCCCCTTCAATTTCGATCTCGGCGAGACCGCCGACGCGATCCGCGACACCGTCCATGCCTTCGCGCAGGAGACAATCGCGCCGCGCGCCCAGGAGATCGACGCGACCAACCAGTTCCCGCGCGATCTCTGGCCGCAGATGGGCGCGCTCGGCCTGCACGGCATCACGGTCAAGGGGGAGGATGGCGGCGCCGGGCTCGGCTATCTCGAGCATGTCGTGGCGATCGAGGAGGTCAGCCGCGCCTCGGCCTCGGTCGGCCTCTCCTACGGCGCCCACTCGAACCTCTGCGTCAACCAGATCGCCCGCAACGGCAACGCCGCCCAGAAGGCGAAATACCTGCCCAAGCTGATCTCGGGCGAGCATGTCGGCGCGCTCGCCATGTCCGAGCCCGGGGCCGGCTCCGACGTCGTCTCGATGAAGACGAAGGCGCTGAAAAAGGGCGACCGTTACGTCCTCACCGGCAACAAGATGTGGATCACCAACGGCCCCATCGCCGAGACGCTGGTGGTCTACGCCAAGACCGATCCCGAGGCCGGCTCGAAGGGCATCACCGCCTTCCTGATCGAGAAGGGCATGAAGGGCTTCTCGACCCACCAGAAGCTCGACAAGCTCGGCATGCGCGGCTCCGACACCTGCGAACTGGTCTTCGAGGACTGCGAGGTGCCCGAGGAGAATGTGCTGGGCAGCGTCGGGCGCGGCGTCAACGTGCTGATGTCGGGCCTCGACTATGAGCGCGTCGTGCTGGCGGCCGGCCCGCTCGGCATCATGCAGGCGGCGCTCGACGTGGTCATGCCCTATGTCCATGAGCGCAAGCAGTTCGGCCAGGCGATCGGCGAGTTCCAGCTCGTCCAGGGCAAGATCGCCGACATGTATGTGATGATGAACGCCTGCAAGGCCTATGTGTACGCCGTCGCCAAGGCCTGCGATCGCGGCGAGACCACCCGCGAGGACGCCGCCGGCGCGATCCTGATCGCGGCCGAGAAGGCGACCCAGATCGCGCTCGACGCCATCCAGCTGCTCGGCGGCAATGGCTACATCAACGACTATCCGACCGGGCGCCTGCTGCGCGACGCCAAGCTCTACGAGATCGGCGCCGGCACCAGCGAGATCCGGCGCATGCTGATCGGGCGGGAATTGTTTCAGAAGACGAAGTAA
- a CDS encoding gamma-glutamylcyclotransferase family protein, whose product MPLYFAYGLNMDPAGMAQRCPRSKPLGLARLPRHRFLVTTDGYASVVRDPREEVHGVLWDCSLGDIRTLDKFEDLASGLYVKISQPVIVPGGAKRALVYIGRSGDPGRPKPGYMETVIAAAKHWALPESYVAGLNRFLSKPTLDLKTMAQDASELPPGPVAGVRPRALAPK is encoded by the coding sequence ATGCCCCTCTATTTCGCCTATGGCCTCAATATGGACCCCGCCGGCATGGCGCAGCGCTGCCCGCGCTCCAAGCCGCTCGGGCTCGCGCGCCTGCCGCGTCACCGCTTCCTCGTCACCACCGACGGCTACGCCTCCGTCGTTCGCGACCCGCGCGAGGAGGTCCATGGCGTGCTCTGGGATTGTTCGCTCGGAGACATCCGCACGCTCGACAAGTTCGAGGACCTCGCCAGCGGGCTCTACGTCAAGATCAGCCAGCCGGTCATCGTGCCCGGCGGCGCCAAGCGCGCACTCGTCTATATCGGCCGCTCGGGCGATCCCGGCCGGCCCAAGCCCGGCTATATGGAAACCGTCATTGCCGCGGCGAAACACTGGGCCTTGCCAGAGAGTTATGTAGCCGGCTTGAATCGCTTTCTGAGCAAGCCGACTCTGGATCTGAAGACGATGGCTCAGGATGCGAGCGAGCTGCCGCCCGGCCCGGTCGCAGGGGTCAGGCCGCGCGCGCTGGCGCCGAAATAG
- a CDS encoding rhodanese-like domain-containing protein encodes MPQTITKGYKALLAEAEAVVETLSVDQAQALLGRDDVVFVDLRDPRELEREGRMPEAFHCPRGMLEFWIDPESPYAKPVFQQDKRFVFFCAGGWRSALAAKAAQEMGLKPVAHMAGGFGAWKKAGAPFDAAEPRDPASKATA; translated from the coding sequence GTGCCGCAGACCATCACCAAGGGCTACAAGGCGTTGCTGGCGGAAGCCGAGGCCGTCGTCGAGACGCTGAGCGTCGACCAGGCACAGGCGCTGCTGGGACGCGACGACGTCGTCTTCGTCGATCTGCGCGATCCGCGCGAGCTGGAGCGGGAAGGGCGGATGCCCGAGGCTTTCCACTGCCCGCGCGGCATGCTCGAGTTCTGGATCGATCCCGAGAGCCCCTACGCCAAGCCGGTCTTCCAGCAGGACAAGCGCTTCGTCTTTTTCTGCGCGGGCGGCTGGCGCTCGGCGCTGGCGGCGAAGGCCGCCCAGGAGATGGGGCTGAAGCCCGTGGCGCACATGGCCGGCGGCTTCGGCGCCTGGAAGAAGGCCGGCGCGCCCTTTGATGCGGCCGAGCCCCGTGATCCGGCGTCGAAGGCGACCGCGTGA
- a CDS encoding DUF599 domain-containing protein — MIGFGTLDIIGAAFFAAAWIGYHFAVEMGPHAGKSLNMRMNLRRARWIRESMGRDNRIVDTQIMNGLQNGTAFFASTSLIAIGGTLTLLQSTDRVVALFSDLPFGTVPTRAVWELKVIGLALIFGYAFFKFAWSYRLFNYCVILLGSLPPAKNHDPADAQRAVHEAIEMNVAGGRHFNRGQRAFFFALAYMGWFLGPTTFILFTGAVLIAMYRRQFASDAARVFRYPDTTQAKSEP; from the coding sequence ATGATCGGATTCGGAACGCTCGACATCATCGGCGCCGCCTTCTTCGCGGCGGCCTGGATCGGCTACCATTTCGCCGTGGAGATGGGCCCGCATGCCGGCAAGAGCCTGAACATGCGGATGAACCTGCGCCGCGCCCGCTGGATTCGCGAATCGATGGGGCGCGACAACCGCATCGTCGACACGCAGATCATGAACGGCCTGCAGAACGGCACGGCCTTCTTCGCCTCGACCTCGCTGATCGCCATCGGCGGCACGCTGACGCTGCTGCAATCGACCGATCGCGTCGTCGCCCTGTTCTCGGACCTGCCTTTCGGTACCGTGCCGACGCGGGCCGTCTGGGAGCTGAAGGTGATCGGGCTCGCCCTGATCTTCGGCTACGCCTTCTTCAAATTCGCCTGGAGCTACCGGCTGTTCAACTACTGCGTCATCCTGCTGGGCTCGCTGCCGCCGGCCAAGAACCATGATCCGGCGGATGCGCAGCGCGCCGTCCACGAGGCGATCGAGATGAACGTCGCCGGCGGGCGCCACTTCAACCGCGGCCAGCGCGCCTTCTTCTTCGCGCTCGCCTATATGGGCTGGTTCCTGGGTCCGACGACCTTCATCCTCTTCACCGGCGCCGTGCTGATCGCGATGTACCGGCGCCAGTTCGCCTCCGATGCCGCCCGCGTCTTCCGCTATCCCGACACGACGCAGGCCAAGTCCGAGCCCTGA
- a CDS encoding DUF3253 domain-containing protein yields MTKPDETELEATILALTAQRGEGRTICPSEAARALGGDHPDGWGPLMQPIRRVAVRLMKEGKVVITRKGRPVDPDDFRGVYRLRLPEGE; encoded by the coding sequence ATGACGAAACCCGACGAGACCGAGCTGGAAGCCACGATCCTGGCGCTGACGGCGCAGCGCGGCGAAGGCCGCACGATCTGCCCTTCGGAAGCGGCACGCGCGCTCGGCGGCGACCATCCCGATGGCTGGGGGCCGCTGATGCAGCCGATCCGCCGCGTCGCGGTCCGGCTGATGAAGGAAGGGAAGGTCGTCATCACCCGCAAGGGCCGCCCGGTCGACCCGGATGATTTCCGCGGCGTCTACAGGCTTCGGCTGCCGGAAGGCGAATAG
- a CDS encoding YdcF family protein — MFFVLSKVVWFVLSPVNLAILLALLAALLAFTRFARAARWLGVASLGFLALMAFSPLPRLVMWPLENRFPQQPAEKGPVTGIIILGGAIGVARGDVVLTSAAARMTKAVELARLHPQAKIVFTGGAANLISPVTKTESDGASVLFEGLGLPRERILLEDKSRNTRENALFTKQLVDPKPGERWLLVTSAWHMPRSMGVFRKAGFAVEAFPVDYLTEEKASEFVRVSGRAPRGLMIADDGFKEWVGLVAYRLAGYTDALFPGP; from the coding sequence ATGTTCTTCGTTCTCTCCAAGGTGGTCTGGTTCGTCCTGTCGCCGGTGAACCTCGCCATCCTGCTGGCGTTGCTGGCGGCACTGCTCGCCTTCACGCGCTTCGCGCGGGCGGCGCGCTGGCTCGGCGTGGCGTCGCTGGGCTTTCTGGCGCTGATGGCCTTCAGCCCGCTGCCGCGGCTGGTGATGTGGCCGCTGGAGAACCGCTTTCCGCAGCAGCCGGCCGAGAAGGGGCCCGTCACCGGGATCATCATCCTGGGCGGGGCGATCGGCGTCGCCCGCGGCGACGTGGTGCTGACGAGCGCTGCCGCGCGCATGACCAAGGCGGTCGAACTCGCCCGCCTGCACCCGCAGGCGAAGATCGTCTTCACCGGCGGCGCCGCCAATCTGATCTCGCCGGTGACCAAGACCGAATCGGACGGCGCGAGCGTGCTGTTCGAGGGGCTCGGCCTGCCGCGCGAGCGAATCCTGCTCGAGGACAAGTCCCGTAACACCCGCGAGAATGCGCTCTTCACCAAGCAGCTGGTCGACCCGAAGCCCGGCGAACGCTGGCTGCTGGTGACCTCGGCCTGGCACATGCCGCGCTCGATGGGCGTGTTCCGGAAGGCGGGCTTCGCGGTGGAGGCCTTCCCGGTCGACTACCTGACCGAGGAGAAGGCGTCCGAGTTCGTGCGCGTCTCGGGGCGCGCGCCACGCGGGCTGATGATCGCCGATGACGGCTTCAAGGAGTGGGTCGGGCTCGTCGCCTATCGCCTGGCCGGCTATACCGACGCGCTGTTTCCGGGGCCGTGA
- a CDS encoding lysozyme inhibitor LprI family protein: protein MRSICLALGLTLWAAAPAAAQTSPTLAADRAQLASCLQTNSGAAPSCIGSIAVACVVAAGTNRNAAEAGCARREEAVWRERLVLAVQQSGRPLDAGQRSRLVALQMSWEGYVAQKCAFYAASQREALQPGRQAGCELREVAARVLELERAARPQAPARRPSQQPPQIIR, encoded by the coding sequence ATGCGCTCGATTTGTCTCGCCCTCGGCCTCACCCTCTGGGCTGCCGCGCCCGCCGCCGCCCAGACCAGCCCCACCCTGGCGGCCGACCGGGCCCAGCTCGCCTCCTGCCTGCAGACCAACAGCGGGGCGGCGCCGTCCTGCATCGGCTCGATCGCGGTGGCCTGCGTCGTCGCGGCAGGAACCAACCGCAACGCGGCCGAGGCCGGCTGCGCGCGGCGGGAGGAGGCGGTCTGGCGCGAGCGGCTGGTCCTGGCCGTGCAGCAGAGCGGGCGGCCGCTCGATGCCGGCCAGCGCAGCCGCCTCGTCGCGCTGCAGATGTCCTGGGAAGGCTATGTCGCGCAGAAATGCGCCTTCTATGCCGCAAGCCAGCGCGAAGCCCTCCAGCCCGGCCGGCAGGCCGGCTGCGAGCTGCGCGAGGTGGCGGCGCGGGTGCTGGAGCTCGAGCGGGCTGCCCGGCCGCAGGCGCCGGCACGCCGCCCGTCCCAGCAGCCGCCGCAGATCATCCGCTGA
- a CDS encoding glutathione S-transferase family protein: protein MLTIWGRISSINVQKVVWAAGEVGQSFERIDCGGPFGGLREPMFLAKNPNAQIPVLEDGDVCIWESNSIVRYLAARYGAGWIWEEDPARRADADRWLDWMQSSLQPALMPVLWGLVRKVPEYTAPEIVAAGVAKAEALMAILDQHLSERSFLGGERFGMADIVVGCGAHRWLNMPVERVARPHVARWYATIVARPAAAPALPLPVA from the coding sequence ATGCTGACGATCTGGGGGCGGATCAGCTCCATCAATGTCCAGAAGGTCGTCTGGGCGGCCGGCGAGGTCGGCCAGAGCTTCGAGCGCATCGATTGCGGCGGGCCGTTCGGCGGCCTGCGCGAGCCGATGTTCCTGGCGAAGAACCCCAATGCCCAGATCCCGGTGCTCGAGGACGGCGACGTCTGCATCTGGGAGTCCAACAGCATCGTGCGCTATCTCGCCGCCCGCTATGGCGCCGGCTGGATCTGGGAGGAGGACCCGGCGCGCCGGGCCGATGCCGATCGCTGGCTCGACTGGATGCAATCCTCCCTGCAGCCGGCGCTGATGCCGGTGCTGTGGGGGCTGGTGCGCAAGGTGCCCGAATACACGGCTCCCGAGATCGTCGCGGCTGGTGTCGCCAAGGCCGAGGCGCTGATGGCGATCCTCGACCAGCATCTGTCGGAGCGCAGCTTCCTCGGCGGCGAGCGCTTCGGCATGGCCGACATCGTCGTCGGCTGCGGGGCGCATCGCTGGCTGAACATGCCGGTCGAGCGCGTTGCGCGGCCGCATGTCGCGCGCTGGTATGCGACCATCGTCGCGCGCCCGGCGGCCGCCCCTGCGCTGCCGCTGCCGGTCGCATGA